A section of the Clostridiales bacterium genome encodes:
- the recF gene encoding DNA replication/repair protein RecF, with protein MHIEKIVLKNFRNYAWAQINPAPTANLLIGQNAQGKTNLVEAVYYLCVGKSPRTPREKELIKHGEQQAYLRIDAVKKTGKVKIEAYLTRTENRRISVNGIPVKKIAELMGTVKAIFFSPDELKIVKEAPADRRRFLDIDLSQLSRSYFYNLTRYNKILSQRNKLLKSKKHLKETVDIWDEQLAECGAQVAYKRQEFVARLARFARKAQSYLTDGQEKLEIEYEGFKGQSPDQIKQTFLGRLKNELDYDIERGYTNAGIHKDDIALTVNGVDIRSFGSQGQQRTAALALKLAELEIFSSLSKESPILILDDVFSELDKIRRLRLMERIKNIQTFITSAHFDEDIKATVFEVKSGQIFRK; from the coding sequence ATGCATATAGAAAAGATCGTGTTAAAAAACTTCAGAAACTACGCTTGGGCGCAAATAAACCCCGCTCCGACTGCCAACTTGCTGATAGGACAAAACGCCCAAGGCAAAACCAATTTGGTAGAGGCCGTTTATTATCTTTGCGTGGGCAAGTCCCCCAGAACGCCCCGCGAAAAAGAGCTTATAAAACACGGCGAGCAACAGGCCTACTTGCGCATAGACGCCGTCAAAAAAACGGGCAAAGTCAAGATAGAGGCCTATCTGACGCGAACGGAAAACCGACGCATAAGCGTCAACGGCATCCCGGTCAAAAAAATTGCCGAGCTTATGGGAACTGTCAAGGCCATATTTTTTTCGCCCGACGAGTTAAAAATAGTCAAGGAGGCACCCGCAGACCGCAGGCGGTTTTTGGATATTGATTTGAGCCAGCTGTCAAGAAGTTATTTTTATAATCTAACGAGATACAACAAAATCCTATCCCAAAGGAACAAGCTGTTAAAATCCAAAAAACATCTCAAAGAAACCGTGGATATTTGGGACGAACAGCTCGCCGAATGCGGCGCGCAAGTGGCTTACAAAAGGCAAGAATTTGTCGCGCGGCTTGCCCGCTTTGCCCGCAAGGCCCAAAGCTATCTTACGGACGGCCAAGAAAAGTTGGAAATTGAATACGAAGGGTTTAAGGGCCAAAGCCCCGACCAAATCAAGCAAACCTTTTTAGGCCGCCTAAAAAACGAATTGGACTACGATATAGAAAGAGGCTACACAAATGCGGGAATCCACAAAGACGACATAGCGCTGACAGTCAACGGCGTGGATATCCGCTCTTTCGGCTCGCAAGGCCAGCAGCGCACCGCGGCGCTGGCGTTAAAATTGGCCGAACTTGAAATCTTTAGCAGCTTGTCAAAAGAAAGCCCGATTTTGATACTTGACGATGTTTTCAGCGAACTCGACAAAATACGCAGGCTGAGATTAATGGAAAGAATAAAAAATATACAAACCTTTATCACCAGCGCGCATTTTGACGAGGATATAAAAGCCACCGTCTTTGAAGTAAAATCGGGACAAATTTTTAGAAAATAA
- a CDS encoding N-acetylmuramoyl-L-alanine amidase, producing MFTVIKKNHLIAAFLAAIILITFSVITINTATAHKRLPKLGYTIVVDAGHGGFDAGVAGVTTKVKEADLNLKVAKKLERRLKEYGFDVVMTRTNGNGLYGLHTKNRKKRDMEARARIIREAEPDAVVSIHMNYFVQSKQRGAQVFYERDNERGKELAKCIQEVLGLNLEHCDRLYLSGDYFIVNCSDYPSVIVECGFLSNAYDEQLLISDEYQQKLAYYIALGIMKFFDIDPYQIINFENYGRLNFYLL from the coding sequence GTGTTTACAGTTATCAAAAAAAATCATCTCATAGCGGCGTTTTTGGCCGCCATAATATTAATAACCTTCAGCGTAATTACCATAAACACGGCGACGGCGCACAAGCGCTTGCCCAAGCTGGGCTATACCATAGTGGTTGACGCGGGGCACGGGGGCTTTGACGCAGGCGTCGCAGGAGTAACCACCAAGGTAAAAGAAGCCGACCTTAATCTCAAAGTGGCAAAAAAACTGGAAAGGCGCCTAAAGGAATACGGCTTTGACGTGGTAATGACCCGGACAAACGGCAACGGGTTGTATGGGCTGCATACCAAAAACCGCAAAAAAAGGGACATGGAAGCGCGCGCGCGCATTATCCGCGAAGCCGAGCCCGACGCCGTAGTCAGCATTCATATGAATTATTTTGTCCAGTCCAAACAACGCGGCGCCCAGGTTTTTTATGAAAGAGATAACGAACGGGGCAAAGAGTTGGCTAAATGCATACAAGAGGTTTTGGGGCTTAACCTTGAGCATTGCGATAGGCTGTATCTTAGCGGCGATTATTTCATAGTCAACTGTTCGGATTATCCGTCAGTAATAGTGGAGTGCGGTTTTTTGTCCAACGCCTATGACGAGCAATTGCTAATCAGCGACGAATACCAGCAAAAGCTGGCGTATTATATCGCTTTGGGGATTAT